In the Bacillus amyloliquefaciens DSM 7 = ATCC 23350 genome, AAAGCCTCCCGCCGGGTGGAATCGGATCGCGATGAATCGATTCACCATAAAGGTGCGACAAGCCTCGAGCAAAACGGGGAATTCCGAAAAAGAAAATCGTAAACAGAAAAAAAGGCATGCGGGTACGCATGCCTTTTAACGTCTGCTGAAACGGGATGTGTCAATTCCCCGTTCAGAAAGCCAGTGATGTGTGTCACCTTTTATGACCAAAGGCGCCTTTTGCAATTGGGCAACCGATTGACAGCCGAGAACGGTCATAATCATTTTCAGCTCTTCCAACAGCGCCGTCATCTCGTCAAACAGACCCTCTTCTCCTTTTGAGGTGAGAGCTTTCAGGAAAATGCCCGCCATTCCCGCAGAAGAAGCGCCGAGGGCAATCGTTTTAGCGACATCAAGCGCACTTTGCAGCCCTCCGGATGCGATAATTGATTGATCAACAGAAAGCGAATGGATTTCCGCTAAGCTGGCTGCAGTGGAAATTCCCCACGTATTAAAAAATTGAAGCGCCTTCTCTCTGCGCATATTTTCAATTTTAGAAAAATTTGTCCCGCCGTACCCGCCGGCATCAACAGCCGCCGCCCCAGCATCAAATAACTGCCGTGCCGATTCCCTGCTCATGCCGAAGCCGACTTCTTTAACGAAAACGGGCACTCCCGCTTCATCTACAATCTGCTCAATACGGCGGAGAGCGCCCGTAAAACTTCTGTCGCCTTCAGGCATGACGATCTCCTGAATCACATTTAAATGAATCTGCAGGGCGTCCGCCTCAATCATATCAACCGCCCTTTTCGCCTGCTCGGCGTCCGCCTCGCTCCCTAAATTCGCAAATATTAACCCGTTCGGATTCTCTTTTCTGACGATCTCGTAAGAATACCGTTCAGAGGGATCTTTTAAGGCTGACATTTGCGAACCGACAGCAAGCGGCATGCCGGCTTTGCGCGCGGCTCTTGCCAGTGACCTGTTAATTTCGTATGTAAGCTGTCCGCCGCCGCCTGTCATCGCATTGATAAAAATCGGCGAACTGCTTGTGAGTCCGCCGATTTCCGTTGAGATATCCACTTTTTCCAATGCAAGGTCTGGCAGGCTGACATGAACAAACGTAATATCATCAAGCCCCGTTTCCCGGTTTTGGCCGGTAGACAGCGCATGATTTATATGTTCTCTTTTTCGTTCTGCTCGTGTCACGTTTTATCACCAATTTATTTTAATTTATTGAGCTTGTCCCCGATTAAATCGCCAAGCTGGAAGCCGGTGCTCGGCTCTTCTTTCGCCTGGTATTGACGGAAGTCCTCCTGATCGGCTTTCGGCGCTTCCTCAAGCTCACGCATGCTTAAGGAGATGCGTTCTTCGCTTTCGTTCACGTCAAGGACTTTCACTTTAACAGTCTGTCCTTCTTCCAGCACTTCATGCGGCGTTCCGATATGTTTATTGGAGATTTGTGAAATGTGCACAAGACCTTCCACGCCCGGAAGAATTTCAACGAAGGCGCCGAAGCTTACAAGGCGCTGCACTTTTCCTTCAAGCACATCTCCCTGCTTTACCTTTTCGCCGATCTGGCTCCAAGGTCCCGGCAGCGTTTCTTTAATAGATAAAGAAATACGCTCGTTATCACGGTCTACGGACAATACTTTCACTTTTACGTCCTGACCTTCTTCCACCACGTCTGACGGTTTTTCGACGTGTGAATGAGACAGCTGCGAAATATGAACGAGTCCGTCAATTCCGCCGATGTCGACAAATGCGCCGAAATCAGTCAGGCGCTGTACTTTTCCTTCAAGAACGCTTCCAACCTCAAGCGTTTGGAGAAAATCATGTTTTTTGGCAGTCTGTTCTTTTTCCACTACAGCACGGTGTGACAGAATCACCCGGTTTTTATCACGGTCAAGTTCAACGACGATAAGAGAGAGGGTTTTCCCTTTATAGTCAGTGAAATCCTCGACGAAATGAGCTTCGACAAGTGATGCGGGAATGAAGCCGCGAACGCCGATATCAACGACGAGACCGCCTTTCACCACATCTTTCACTTCAGCTTCAAACACTTCTTTTGTTTCGAATTTTTTTTCAAGGTCTTCCCAAGCGCGGTCAGCATCAACGGCACGTTTAGATAAAATCAAAGCATCGTCTTCCACTTTTGTTACTTTCAGGTCAAGCTCGTCGTCAACATTTACGACATCCGATGCTTTCTCTACATGAAGACTTGATAATTCACTGATTGGAATGATTCCGGACTGTTTGACATTGATAATTTCGACATCTACATGCTTGTCCTCTACCTTTGTCACAATCCCTTTTACTACATCTCCAACCTCTGGCACTTGAACATCAATTTGATTCATTTCCTCTGTCATTTGAATAACCTCCTTGGTCCAAACCTACACAGCTTAATTAAAACGGTTTGAAAGCTGAACATGTGAATGTCCGCTTTTCAGCCGAATATGTATTAAAGAATCATCCAAAAATATTTTGAATGATCAATAAAAAGTTTTATTAGTATTAACTTCTAATAAAAGGACTGGTTTGTCAAGCAATAACATCTTGTTCTTATGAAAAAAATTTAAAATGCGCTCCGGCCAAGTTAACGTGATTTCTGTTCAACGATCTCCAGAATTTTTCCTGCGACTTCGGCAATGCTGAGTGACGTCGTATCGATTTCAATCGCGTCCTCCGCTTTGCGCAGCGGGGAAAATTCCCTTTCTGAATCGAGTTTGTCGCGTCTTGCAATTTCTTCAATGAGCGTTTCGTAATTCACGTCATAGCCTTTTTTCTTATTCTCCTCAAACCGGCGCTTCGCTCTTTCCTCTACGGACGCCAGCAGGAAAATTTTCACTTCCGCATCAGGCAGCACGTGAGTACCAATATCACGGCCGTCCATGACGACGCCGCCTTTTTCTCCGAGCTGCTGCTGTCTTTTCACCATTTCTTCTCTGACGCCTTTATGCTTGGCGGCGATGGATACTTGGTTGCTGACTTCGTCTTTTCTGATTTCTTCTGTCACATCTTCTCCGTTTACCAGAACGATTTGTCCTTCCGGAGCGGATACAAGCTCAATCTTCGTATGCTTTAACAGCTCTGTGAGCGCGGCTTCATCCGTTAATTCGGCATTTTGCCTGAGCGCCGTATATGTAATGGCACGATACATCGCTCCTGTATCAATGTACACATATGATTTCTTCTCAGCTACTATTTTAGCAACGGTGCTTTTTCCGGCAGCCGCCGGACCGTCGATCGCAATTGATAATTTCTTGTCCATAATCTCTCTCCTTGCTCTTTACTCCTCTATGGATTGTATCATGAACTGCCCGAAAAAGGGCGAAAAAAATTGAGCTGACTTACCGCTTTACCGTTTCAATCCATTCTTTTTTATCCATTTTATCAACTCCCTCATATTTCACGGCTTTCGAAATATAAGGTTCAATAGGCTGATAATGAAGCAAAAATTGTACCGCGCCCAAAATCACGAGCTGAATGCAGACCAATTTGACCAGCAGACGTTCAAACGTTTTCATACACGCGCACCTCCATTAGGATTAGTATGGAAAAGTACGCTGCTGTTTATTCCGGCTGACTGTTTCTTCTCTGCTGCAGCTGCGCGCGCATACAGTATTGGAGTAATTGCTGCTGCGATCCGGCATCGATTTCTGTAAATTCAAGCGTCATTTTTTGTTTATCCGCCTTTTCATCATAAAAAAACCGCTGGGTAACCGCTTCAGCTGATATATCGTCTGTATTTTCCTTACCCGGAAGAGAGAATGAGACATACAGCTTTTCACCCGGTTCCACGGAAATATGCTCAGGCATCACAACTGCGATTCCGCCGGCGCTGATATTAGAGGAAACCGTTTGAAAGGCGGTTTTTTTCGCTTTTATTTTGACGGATACATTCAATACAGCGTCTGCACGGACGTACCGGCGTCTTTGAATCCGCTTCATTTCCTTTTTAGGGGGGATATCCAATCCGATCATCGGGATAGGATCTTTTTTCTTTCCTTTGATTATGCTTTTAAAATGATACGGCACTTGGCCATTCCCCATAAATTCCGCTGTTATTTCCAGCCCTTTGTGCAAAAAGACCGTCCGTCCCGAATCCAGATCGACGGGATATGAGATATGCAGTTCGCCGTTTTCAACGCTGACAGCCTTGCTCCTCGCTTTTTTTGGCTCATTGTTCTCTATGTATTCAATCCAAATATAATCTCCGACAGCTATCATGGGCCTTCACTCTTTCATTCTTTATGCTTTTATTAAAGCATGTAATGAAAAAAAGGAAAAGACTTTTAGTCCTTTCCTCCTTTATTTTTATAGGTCTTTATATATAGGTTCTGCACTTTTTAATTTTTCTATTTTTTCCTCTTTTCCATCGTCTGCATTTATGAACATTTGATACGTGTCTTTCCCGATCGTCCCGAGTATTTCGTAGCAAAGCACTTCCTGACCGAGTTCATTCGTGATCAGTGCCTGCCGCGTCTCCCGCACTTCAACATTTTTATTCAGCTTCGCTTTCGCTTCATCAGCCGATAAAGCCGGAGTCGGAATCGTTCTCGTGTGATGCGCGGCCAGGTAATCACGCGCGGAAAAACCGACGACTTCACCGTCATCCAGCGCCACTTTCATTCGGATGGCTTCCGGATATATGCGGACGTTTTTCTCAACGGGAATAAAAGAGAAGACGCCGATGTTATTGTATTGCGCGCTTTCATCAATTTCGAGGCCTTTTGTTTCATAACCGTTTTTCTTTAAAAACGCGACGGCCCGGTTAGATGCTTCATTAAGGCTGATCTTTTGTTTCTTCACGGCCCGCTTTTGAATTAAATATACCGGATGTCCGCCTTTTTGGGTAATATCCATATAGATCAACGATTTGTGATCGGCATCATTCATGCGGATGCTGTATACGTCCCGATTCGTCTTCCGGCCGCTCTTGACCACTTTAATGGAATAATTATGATCAGGCGCAAACCGTTCCGCGATTTTTACCGCTTCTTTTTCTGTAATTTGTTTGCCTTTCAAATGCGTAAAACCTTTTCGTTCTGTATTTGTTGCCGTAAACGTGGGGCTGGTGTTGTCTTCAGAAAAAGCGCCTACGTTTTTTTCGACTGTTTTAAAGCTGTTGACGATCGTGTTATCGCTTTGTTTTTTGTCAGAAGCGAGCGCCATTTCAACATCCATCCACCGTAAATTTTTGCTCATGACGAGATGCTGAACGCTGCGGAGCTGGTTTTGAATGTTCTCCGCCTGTTTATACAGGCTGTTCAATGTCGTATATTCTTTTTTATCAAGCGGTTTTTGATCTAAATCCCGGACGGATGTTTTATAGCTGAAATCTCCTATATTGGATAAAAACTCCTCCGTCTTATTAAAAGGCATAAGTGTCAGCGGCAGCTGGCTCACATTGTTATGAGCTTCAGATGTTATTCTCCATACATCAATGAGCGCCGGTGACAGAGATTTTTTACTGTTCATGGCAAGCGTCGTCCCGATTTTGTCGTGAAGCTGATCAACATGGTAAGTCAGTTCATGAAAAGCCCTCTGATAATTATTTTCCGCGTGCAGAAGGACCGCATCCTTTTCCTGATGCTCTTTATAACCCCAGTATCCGGTTGCGACGATCACGACACCGAGAACAGCGATAATAATTCCTCTAATCATGTTAACACCTCATTTTTCGTACTTTTACTCACAGAAAATGTGTTTTCCGATTCTTTTAATCTGCGGCCGTCCCCAAATCCATTTGCTTGTCGCCGTATCAGGGTTAAAATAATAAAGCGCGTTTTCAGAAGGGTCCCAGCCGTTAATCGCATCAAGAACCGCTTCTTTTGCTCTTTCATTCGGCTGCATATATATTTGCCCGTCGGCAACGGCGGTAAAAGCGAGCGGTTCGAAAATGACGCCGGCCACCGTATTCGGAAATAACGGGCTTTTAATACGGTTTAAAATAACCGCGGCGATGGCAACCTGTCCTTCAAACGGCTCACCGCGGGCTTCCCCGTACACAGCCTGCGCCAGAAGATTGATATCGTTGTTTGAGAAACCGCCCGGCATATTGGCCGCTGTCGTGTTTTGCTTTTGTTCTGACTGACCGCCTGTATTGTTTTGCGGTTTTTGAGCAGGCTTATTCGTTCCCGCCGCCGGCTTCTGTGCGCCTGCTGACGGTTTCGTTTGATTTTTTAAAGGGACGTTGCCGTAATGGGTGAACGTATTCCCTTTTTGAATCTGCTCCATTACATATTCGCGGTAATATTTTGATTTTGAAATCAGCACCTGTTTGGTTTTCGCACCGACGAGACCGTCAACCGCCTTCATGCCGAATTTCTCCTGAAAATTTCGTACGGCCCAGTATGTGGTCCACCCGTAAACACCGTCGATTTTCCCGTTATAAAATCCGTTATATTGAAGACGTGCCTGCAATTCTATAACATCATCACCAGTCGCGCCTCTTTGAATCACTTGATTTGAAAACGCATGGGCCGTTTCATGTTCGAAAAAAGCGGCAGCGAAAGAAAATAGAATGAGACATGCCATAAACGCTCCTTTGCACTTCATCTTTTCAAGCCTCCTCAGCAAAATTTAAACTGTACCCGTATTGTCTGTCACGCGGTTATTTTTATACACCGTTTCCTCTTATCCCCCCTAAGGCATAAAAAAAGAAACTGCACGCGATGCGCAGTTTCTTCACACTTGAATCATATTGACGGAACGTGCTTTTTTTGCCTTCCGCAGCCCGAACCACCATAAAAACAGCATAAACGGCAGCATATAATATACCCAATGATTGAGGGCGGTCAGAATAAAATCGTAAGAACCGTGCAGACATGAAGGCACGATCAGCGAAATCACAAGCCACTTAACGCGGGCTTTTTTCTGTGAAAAGCGGGCTTTTCCGAGATAAAAGCCCATAATCACCCAGATCAGCGCGTGGCAGGAGACCGGCAGAAGAGCCCTGATGAAAGCATGCTCAACACCGTGGCCGAATAAATAGAGAATATTTTCAAGCGTGGCAAAGCCTAACGACACACTGGCCCCGTAAACGATTCCGTCATAATGCTCATCAAAATGAGCATGCGGGTACACACTGATCATCAGAACAAACCATTTCACCGATTCTTCCAAAAAACCTGAAGACAAAAAAGAAACGAAAAAGCTTCCTCCCCCTACATGCTCTTTTTCAAGAACATATTGGATAAACATGGTCGGAAACACGAGTACAACTCCGAGAAAAAAAGACCTCAGCACCATATGTACGGGTTCATTGTCATACTGATCTTTTAAATAAAAATAGCTTAACAGCGCAATGCCGGGAGCGATTCCTGCAGAGATGATTGCAAACATCAGGCAACCTCTTTCCTTTATATTCCTATATCTATCGTACCATGTTGTTCATATTTTTACATCTTTCAATTTCTAAAAAAAGAGCATATGAATGATCATATGCTCTCTGCACCCAGCCGTTTTGAAATTTCTTTTGCGATCAAGCCGCCGTGAAAACGGCCGTTTTCGATAAAAATTTCATTGGCGTTATTTCCTGCCGCAATGACTCCGGCAATAAAAACACCGTCAACATTTGTTTCCATCGTTTCTTCCCGGAAAAACGGTCTGCCTGATTCTGCATCAATCTGGACACCGATTTTTTCGAGAAAACCGTGATCCGGATGATATCCCGTCATGGCAAATACAAAATCGTTTTTCAGCCTGACCGTCTCATTCCGGCCTGAGCGGAAAATGATCTCATCTTCCGTCACTTCTTCAAGACAAGCGCCGAATTCCATCCGGATCGTGCCGTTTCTGACGAGGGCCTCAAACTCGGGCAGAATCCACGGCTTGATGCTCGGGGAGTATTCATTCCCTCTGTAAAGCACCGTGACGCGCGCGCCGGACTTCACCAGTTCCAAAGCCGCGTCCACGCTTGAATTTTTCCCGCCGATTACGGCAACATCTTTATCAAAATAAGGATGGCCTTCTTTAAAGTAATGAAATACCTTAGGAAGCTCTTCACCCGGTATGTTCATATAATTCGGATGATCATAATATCCTGTCGCAATAATACAAAACGGAGTGAGATAGCGGTCTTTTGACGTTTCTACAAGAAAACGGCCGTCTTCCTGTTTTGTCACGCGCTCCACCGTTTCAAAGGCGTTTACGCGCAGCTCTTTTCTTCTGACAACCTCTCTGTAGTACGAGAGAGCCTGAATTCTGACCGGTTTTCTGTTTTCCGTAATAAAGGCGACATCGCCGATTTCTAATTTTTCACTTGAACTGAAAAACGTTTGGTGTGTCGGATAGTTATAAATGCTGTTTACGACATTTCCTTTTTCGATCACAAGGGCGTTCACGCCGATTTGCTTCAGATGTATAGCCGCCGATAATCCGCAAGGACCTCCGCCTATTATAATTGCTTTTTCTTCTGTCATGTCCTTCAACTCCTGCGATTGGCATTTCCATCATAAGTTTCCACTCATATAAAAAATCTCCTATATCATCATAGGAGATTTTTTTTGTTTATGCAAACGATTGGTTTATATCCAGCCTCTGAAGCGCGAAGCCTCCGCCATTTTCCGCACGCCGACCATGTAAGCCGCAAGCCTCATGTCAATCCGGCGGTTTTGGGACATTTCATAAATATTATTAAACGATTTTACCATCATATTTTCCAGTTTTTCTTCGACTTCTTCTTCACTCCAGTAGAAGCCCTGGTTATTTTGAACCCATTCGAAATAAGAAACCGTTACACCGCCGGCGCTCGCCAAAACATCGGGAACAAGCAGCGTTCCTTTATCTGTCAGGATTTTCGTTCCTTCCAGTGTCGTCGGTCCGTTTGCCGCCTCTACCACGATTTTCGCTTTAATGCGGTCAGCGTTTTCATCTGTAATTTGGTTTTCTATCGCTGCCGGGACAAGTATATCACAGTCAAGCTCAAGCAGCTCCTGATTCGTAATGGTGTCATTGAAAAGCTTCGTCACTGTTCCGAAGCTGTCTCTGCGGTCAAGCAGATAATCAATATCAAGACCGTCCGGATCGTAAAGACCTCCGTACGCGTCAGAAATTCCGACAACTTTCGCGCCGGCGTCATGCATAAACTTAGCCAGATAGCTGCCCGCGTTTCCGAAACCTTGTACGACGACGCGCGCGTTCTGAATATCAAGACCTTTTTTCTTGGCCGCTTCTTTTATGCAGATGGTGACGCCTTTTGCTGTAGCTGATTCCCTGCCGTGGGATCCGCCCAGTACAAGCGGTTTTCCCGTAATAAAGCCAGGTGAGTTAAATTCATCAATTCTTGAATATTCATCCATCATCCAAGCCATAATCTGCGAGTTTGTAAATACGTCTGGTGCCGGGACATCTTTAGTCGGTCCGACAATCTGACTGATTGCTCTGACGTATCCTCTGCTCAGTCTTTCAAGCTCTCTGAATGACATATTTCTCGGATCACAAACAATTCCGCCTTTACCACCGCCATAAGGAAGATCAATAATTCCGCATTTTAAACTCATCCAGATAGAAAGTGCTTTCACCTCTTTTTCAGTTACATTCGGGTGAAAACGAATACCGCCTTTTGTCGGACCTACGGAATCATTGTGCTGTGCACGATAGCCTGTAAATATTTTCACAGACCCGTCATCCATCCGAACCGGAATTTTAACCGTTAATAATCTGAGCGGCTCTTTCAGCAGTTCATACACTTCTTCTGGATACCCCAATTTTTCCAGAGCTTTATGTATTACGGTTTGGGTTGATTTTAATACATCATGTTTGTCTTCTTCATTATGACCGGTGAATCGATCGGCTTCCATTTGAGTTAACCTCCTAAAATCTTCTGTTTCTCTCATGCTCCCTTTCAGTGACTAGTATACACCTTCAATATCTCCGTGCATAGAAGAAAGACAATGATTTTTCCATTATTTCGCTTAAAAAAAGACGGCCGCTGAAAACAGCTGCCGTTTCGTCTCTTTTTTTATGAAAAATGTCTCTCGATGGTCTCCACAGCATTGCCGTCCATGATGAGTTTTCCGTACTCATGGAGCCTGTAAATCGTAATCGTCGCAGGGTGCCCGTATTCGGCCAGCACCGCGACAACGCCTTCTGCAGAACGGGAGCCGAGGTCTTCAAGACTTACATAGTACTGGTCCTCATAGTGGTAGACGGTTCCGCCGGTAATCCCGATGCGATGAAGGCTCCCGGCAAGCTGAATGATATCTTCAAACGAATGGAACTGATAAATAATATCCGGGCTTTCGTCAAGTTTGACCTGCATCTCGATATAATCGTCGTCATATTCGTCGTCTTCTGCGTCCGCGTCATGATTTTTCGTGACAATCACAACCATGCCTTGTGCCTGAAGAGAATATACTTCCACCGCGATCGGACCATTCGCTTCAAAGCCGAGCTCTGTATTTGCTTCATTCATCATATCTTTAAATAACTGGTGGACTTTAAACGAGTCCTTCCAGAGGTCTTCTTTTGTCAGTCCCCGATCAGTCAGATCGTCGAGGGTTAAAAAGATTTTAATCTTATTATAGTTCAGACGCTCAAGCCGCATAATGTTCCCTCCTGCCTCTTCTTGCACACAAATCATATAACACAGTATATGAATAAATGAGTCATAGGTTCTTAATTTGTTATCAGTTTACACCGTGTACAGCGGGAAGACAAGCAGAATGCCGTTTTTTATCGACTCGGCCGGATTTGTTTCAGGAAAACGGCTCATCCGGTCCGCACAGGGTGATGATATGCGTCTCAGGTTTCGCTCCGAGCCTCAGCGGAACTTTTGTCGTCCCGTAGCCGTTGCTGATCAGGTAATGCGCTTTCTTTACCGTTCCCGTCCCGCCCAATTCATACGGACCGAACCGGCCGAAACGGATTTGGCCGCCGTGCGTATGGCCGCTGAACACAGCGTCAATTCCGTCAGACTCATTCATCTGCTCATGGATGCCCGGGTTATGGCATAGCAGAAGGTTTACTTTGTTTTCGTCCGTATGTCTGATTGCAGATTCGTAATCATCCATCATCATTCTGATATCATCCACCCCGCAGATCGTAACCGTTTCCCCTTTATAAGCAAACTGAACCGATTCATTTCTCAGCGGGATCACTTTATATGCCTGAAGAAGAGAAAGCAATTTTTGCTGGCTGACCTCGTAATCATTATTTCCCCACACATAAATAACAGGCGCAAGAGCAGTCAGACGTTTGATGTTTTCCTCGATTCTGGCGTATGGAACTCCGCCCTCCGCCAAATCACCGCCGAGCAAAACGGCATCCGGCTTATAAACTGATGCTTCCCGGAGAAGCTTTTCATCAATTAAACGGCGGTGCACGTCAGATATAAAAAAGATGGTGAGCGGCTTCATCCCTTTCATTTTATCAAGCATAAATGTATGTGTTTTCAGGTGGCTGCCGTTTGCCGTTTTGTACATGACAGCCGCCATAACCGCAGCCGCTCCCGCCAATGAGCCAAGAATTCCCGCTGTAAGCTTCATAAACGCACTCTCCATTCTGTCATTGTCTTACATTAGACGGACAAACAAAAAAAGACGTTTCTATCCTTTCCGGAAAACGCCTCTTTTTATTTGCTTTCAAAATAAAGATTGATATCATACCGATGTTTCATCAGGTGAAAAACAGATTCTCTCGCCCCCCATTTTTCCGGCTGGGGCCATAAATCCGTGCTTTTTTGGATAATTTCACATCTCAGCTTATGAAATTCACCCTCGGCTTTTTCTTCCTTTTTTTTAAAATAATAAGAAGTGCAGTACGCAAAAGCGGAAGCCATAATCCAGCACAAATAAACCGTATGGCCT is a window encoding:
- the fni gene encoding type 2 isopentenyl-diphosphate Delta-isomerase — protein: MTRAERKREHINHALSTGQNRETGLDDITFVHVSLPDLALEKVDISTEIGGLTSSSPIFINAMTGGGGQLTYEINRSLARAARKAGMPLAVGSQMSALKDPSERYSYEIVRKENPNGLIFANLGSEADAEQAKRAVDMIEADALQIHLNVIQEIVMPEGDRSFTGALRRIEQIVDEAGVPVFVKEVGFGMSRESARQLFDAGAAAVDAGGYGGTNFSKIENMRREKALQFFNTWGISTAASLAEIHSLSVDQSIIASGGLQSALDVAKTIALGASSAGMAGIFLKALTSKGEEGLFDEMTALLEELKMIMTVLGCQSVAQLQKAPLVIKGDTHHWLSERGIDTSRFSRR
- a CDS encoding YpzI family protein; this encodes MGKDRQEKKLKASRRVESDRDESIHHKGATSLEQNGEFRKRKS
- a CDS encoding genetic competence negative regulator; amino-acid sequence: MRLERLNYNKIKIFLTLDDLTDRGLTKEDLWKDSFKVHQLFKDMMNEANTELGFEANGPIAVEVYSLQAQGMVVIVTKNHDADAEDDEYDDDYIEMQVKLDESPDIIYQFHSFEDIIQLAGSLHRIGITGGTVYHYEDQYYVSLEDLGSRSAEGVVAVLAEYGHPATITIYRLHEYGKLIMDGNAVETIERHFS
- the ypeB gene encoding germination protein YpeB, encoding MIRGIIIAVLGVVIVATGYWGYKEHQEKDAVLLHAENNYQRAFHELTYHVDQLHDKIGTTLAMNSKKSLSPALIDVWRITSEAHNNVSQLPLTLMPFNKTEEFLSNIGDFSYKTSVRDLDQKPLDKKEYTTLNSLYKQAENIQNQLRSVQHLVMSKNLRWMDVEMALASDKKQSDNTIVNSFKTVEKNVGAFSEDNTSPTFTATNTERKGFTHLKGKQITEKEAVKIAERFAPDHNYSIKVVKSGRKTNRDVYSIRMNDADHKSLIYMDITQKGGHPVYLIQKRAVKKQKISLNEASNRAVAFLKKNGYETKGLEIDESAQYNNIGVFSFIPVEKNVRIYPEAIRMKVALDDGEVVGFSARDYLAAHHTRTIPTPALSADEAKAKLNKNVEVRETRQALITNELGQEVLCYEILGTIGKDTYQMFINADDGKEEKIEKLKSAEPIYKDL
- the rpsA gene encoding 30S ribosomal protein S1; translated protein: MTEEMNQIDVQVPEVGDVVKGIVTKVEDKHVDVEIINVKQSGIIPISELSSLHVEKASDVVNVDDELDLKVTKVEDDALILSKRAVDADRAWEDLEKKFETKEVFEAEVKDVVKGGLVVDIGVRGFIPASLVEAHFVEDFTDYKGKTLSLIVVELDRDKNRVILSHRAVVEKEQTAKKHDFLQTLEVGSVLEGKVQRLTDFGAFVDIGGIDGLVHISQLSHSHVEKPSDVVEEGQDVKVKVLSVDRDNERISLSIKETLPGPWSQIGEKVKQGDVLEGKVQRLVSFGAFVEILPGVEGLVHISQISNKHIGTPHEVLEEGQTVKVKVLDVNESEERISLSMRELEEAPKADQEDFRQYQAKEEPSTGFQLGDLIGDKLNKLK
- a CDS encoding flagellar brake protein: MIAVGDYIWIEYIENNEPKKARSKAVSVENGELHISYPVDLDSGRTVFLHKGLEITAEFMGNGQVPYHFKSIIKGKKKDPIPMIGLDIPPKKEMKRIQRRRYVRADAVLNVSVKIKAKKTAFQTVSSNISAGGIAVVMPEHISVEPGEKLYVSFSLPGKENTDDISAEAVTQRFFYDEKADKQKMTLEFTEIDAGSQQQLLQYCMRAQLQQRRNSQPE
- a CDS encoding YpdA family putative bacillithiol disulfide reductase, with the translated sequence MTEEKAIIIGGGPCGLSAAIHLKQIGVNALVIEKGNVVNSIYNYPTHQTFFSSSEKLEIGDVAFITENRKPVRIQALSYYREVVRRKELRVNAFETVERVTKQEDGRFLVETSKDRYLTPFCIIATGYYDHPNYMNIPGEELPKVFHYFKEGHPYFDKDVAVIGGKNSSVDAALELVKSGARVTVLYRGNEYSPSIKPWILPEFEALVRNGTIRMEFGACLEEVTEDEIIFRSGRNETVRLKNDFVFAMTGYHPDHGFLEKIGVQIDAESGRPFFREETMETNVDGVFIAGVIAAGNNANEIFIENGRFHGGLIAKEISKRLGAESI
- the prsW gene encoding glutamic-type intramembrane protease PrsW → MFAIISAGIAPGIALLSYFYLKDQYDNEPVHMVLRSFFLGVVLVFPTMFIQYVLEKEHVGGGSFFVSFLSSGFLEESVKWFVLMISVYPHAHFDEHYDGIVYGASVSLGFATLENILYLFGHGVEHAFIRALLPVSCHALIWVIMGFYLGKARFSQKKARVKWLVISLIVPSCLHGSYDFILTALNHWVYYMLPFMLFLWWFGLRKAKKARSVNMIQV
- a CDS encoding YpfB family protein, translating into MKTFERLLVKLVCIQLVILGAVQFLLHYQPIEPYISKAVKYEGVDKMDKKEWIETVKR
- the gudB gene encoding NAD-specific glutamate dehydrogenase — its product is MEADRFTGHNEEDKHDVLKSTQTVIHKALEKLGYPEEVYELLKEPLRLLTVKIPVRMDDGSVKIFTGYRAQHNDSVGPTKGGIRFHPNVTEKEVKALSIWMSLKCGIIDLPYGGGKGGIVCDPRNMSFRELERLSRGYVRAISQIVGPTKDVPAPDVFTNSQIMAWMMDEYSRIDEFNSPGFITGKPLVLGGSHGRESATAKGVTICIKEAAKKKGLDIQNARVVVQGFGNAGSYLAKFMHDAGAKVVGISDAYGGLYDPDGLDIDYLLDRRDSFGTVTKLFNDTITNQELLELDCDILVPAAIENQITDENADRIKAKIVVEAANGPTTLEGTKILTDKGTLLVPDVLASAGGVTVSYFEWVQNNQGFYWSEEEVEEKLENMMVKSFNNIYEMSQNRRIDMRLAAYMVGVRKMAEASRFRGWI
- the cmk gene encoding (d)CMP kinase, with amino-acid sequence MDKKLSIAIDGPAAAGKSTVAKIVAEKKSYVYIDTGAMYRAITYTALRQNAELTDEAALTELLKHTKIELVSAPEGQIVLVNGEDVTEEIRKDEVSNQVSIAAKHKGVREEMVKRQQQLGEKGGVVMDGRDIGTHVLPDAEVKIFLLASVEERAKRRFEENKKKGYDVNYETLIEEIARRDKLDSEREFSPLRKAEDAIEIDTTSLSIAEVAGKILEIVEQKSR
- the sleB gene encoding spore cortex-lytic enzyme; this translates as MKCKGAFMACLILFSFAAAFFEHETAHAFSNQVIQRGATGDDVIELQARLQYNGFYNGKIDGVYGWTTYWAVRNFQEKFGMKAVDGLVGAKTKQVLISKSKYYREYVMEQIQKGNTFTHYGNVPLKNQTKPSAGAQKPAAGTNKPAQKPQNNTGGQSEQKQNTTAANMPGGFSNNDINLLAQAVYGEARGEPFEGQVAIAAVILNRIKSPLFPNTVAGVIFEPLAFTAVADGQIYMQPNERAKEAVLDAINGWDPSENALYYFNPDTATSKWIWGRPQIKRIGKHIFCE